One genomic window of Candidatus Pseudobacter hemicellulosilyticus includes the following:
- a CDS encoding DUF2905 domain-containing protein, with amino-acid sequence MNAETGKYLLLIGACLVLAGGIIYFFHDKLHWIGRLPGDIRIERENCRFYFPLTTMILVSIVGSALLWLLRKLF; translated from the coding sequence ATGAATGCTGAAACCGGAAAATACCTGTTATTGATCGGGGCCTGCCTGGTGCTGGCCGGAGGGATCATTTACTTTTTCCACGATAAGCTCCACTGGATCGGCCGGCTGCCCGGTGATATCCGGATAGAAAGGGAAAATTGCCGATTTTACTTCCCTTTAACTACTATGATACTCGTCAGTATTGTGGGGAGCGCCCTTCTCTGGCTCCTCCGTAAACTCTTCTGA
- a CDS encoding ketoacyl-ACP synthase III: MIRSCIAGIGMYVPQQVVSNQDLTKYMDTNDEWIQERTGIKERRYAHRTEETTTTMGVEAARIAIERAGITPQDIDFIVFATLSPDYYFPGCGVLVQRAMKMKEIGALDVRNQCSGFIYALSVADQFIRSGMYKNVLVIGSEKHSFGLDFSTRGRNVSVIFGDGAGAVVLQPTEEEGRGLLSTHLHSDGESAEILAMYNPGTHANHWMDQTLADFNDAEIGEMFMSHAMIDNAQNFPFMDGPSVFKKAVVKFPEVIQEALDKNGYQPADLQLLIPHQANLRIAQFVQQKLQLRDDQVFNNIQRYGNTTAASVPIALCEAWQEGRVKKGDLVCLAAFGSGFTWASALLRW; the protein is encoded by the coding sequence ATGATCCGTTCATGTATAGCCGGCATCGGGATGTATGTGCCCCAACAGGTAGTCAGCAACCAGGACCTCACAAAGTATATGGATACCAACGATGAGTGGATCCAGGAACGTACGGGTATCAAAGAAAGGCGCTACGCACACCGTACAGAAGAAACCACCACCACCATGGGTGTGGAAGCGGCGCGCATTGCTATTGAAAGAGCAGGCATCACCCCACAGGATATAGATTTTATTGTATTTGCCACCCTTAGCCCCGATTATTATTTTCCGGGCTGTGGTGTACTGGTGCAGCGCGCCATGAAGATGAAGGAGATAGGCGCCCTGGATGTCCGCAACCAGTGCAGCGGTTTTATTTATGCCCTCAGTGTGGCGGATCAGTTCATCCGCAGCGGGATGTATAAAAATGTCCTGGTCATTGGCAGTGAAAAGCATTCTTTCGGGCTCGACTTCAGTACCCGTGGCCGCAATGTGAGCGTGATCTTTGGCGATGGCGCCGGCGCCGTAGTGCTGCAGCCCACGGAAGAAGAGGGTCGCGGCCTGCTCAGCACCCACCTGCACAGTGATGGCGAGAGCGCAGAGATCCTGGCCATGTACAATCCCGGCACACATGCCAACCACTGGATGGACCAGACCCTGGCGGATTTCAATGATGCGGAAATTGGGGAGATGTTCATGAGCCATGCCATGATCGACAATGCCCAGAATTTTCCCTTTATGGATGGACCGTCCGTATTCAAAAAGGCAGTGGTCAAATTCCCTGAAGTGATCCAGGAGGCCCTGGATAAAAATGGCTATCAGCCGGCCGATCTGCAACTGCTGATCCCGCACCAGGCCAACCTGCGTATTGCCCAGTTTGTACAGCAGAAATTACAGCTGCGGGACGATCAGGTCTTTAATAATATTCAACGCTACGGCAATACTACAGCGGCTTCTGTGCCTATCGCCCTTTGCGAGGCATGGCAGGAAGGCCGGGTAAAAAAAGGCGATCTTGTCTGCCTGGCGGCATTTGGCAGTGGCTTTACCTGGGCCAGCGCCCTGCTCAGGTGGTAA
- a CDS encoding alpha/beta hydrolase: MRKRKWLFIVPLVLLIVYLLGPKPAQPHYSTQMPAVPADPAQLQQYVTAHEAAHHLKPDNEARIVWANDSLRQPTEVAIVYLHGFSASQEEGDPVHKDIARRFGANLYLSRLSEHGLDTTDNMLHLTADSYWESAKEALAIGRQLGRKVILMGTSTGGTLALKLAADYPDVYALVLLSPNIAINDGNAWLLNNPWGLQIARLVKGSDYLHSTQDTRDVYKQYWTPRYRLEAAVSLQELLETAMTDATFAKVKQPTLTLYYFKDQVHQDSVVKVSAILDMVKALGSPASQNIAMAIPGAGNHVIGSWIKSHDIEGVEAAINGFMTETLGLSPQ, from the coding sequence ATGCGCAAACGCAAATGGTTATTCATTGTCCCGCTTGTGCTCCTGATCGTTTACCTGCTGGGCCCCAAACCGGCGCAACCGCATTATTCCACCCAGATGCCGGCCGTTCCTGCTGATCCTGCACAACTGCAGCAATACGTGACTGCCCATGAGGCCGCCCATCACCTGAAACCGGATAACGAAGCCCGCATTGTCTGGGCCAATGATTCGCTCCGTCAGCCTACCGAGGTAGCCATTGTATACCTCCATGGCTTTTCTGCTTCCCAGGAAGAGGGCGATCCCGTTCACAAGGATATCGCCCGCCGCTTTGGCGCCAACCTGTACCTGTCCCGCCTCTCGGAACATGGACTGGATACCACGGATAATATGCTGCACCTCACGGCCGACAGCTACTGGGAATCTGCCAAGGAAGCCCTGGCCATTGGCCGGCAGCTGGGGCGTAAGGTGATCCTGATGGGCACTTCCACCGGGGGCACCCTGGCGCTCAAACTGGCGGCCGATTATCCCGATGTGTATGCACTGGTCCTGCTTTCGCCCAATATTGCCATCAATGACGGCAATGCCTGGCTGCTCAATAATCCCTGGGGATTGCAGATAGCAAGGCTGGTAAAAGGATCCGATTACCTGCACTCCACCCAGGATACCCGTGACGTATATAAACAGTACTGGACGCCCAGATACAGGCTGGAAGCGGCCGTCAGCCTGCAGGAGCTGCTGGAGACGGCCATGACCGATGCCACTTTTGCCAAAGTAAAACAACCAACCCTCACCCTGTATTATTTTAAGGACCAGGTTCACCAGGACAGTGTGGTGAAAGTATCCGCCATCCTGGACATGGTGAAAGCCCTGGGCTCCCCGGCCAGCCAGAATATTGCCATGGCCATTCCCGGCGCCGGCAATCATGTGATAGGCTCCTGGATCAAATCCCATGATATTGAAGGGGTAGAAGCGGCCATCAATGGCTTTATGACAGAAACACTGGGCCTCAGCCCTCAATAG